One genomic region from Bradyrhizobium icense encodes:
- a CDS encoding phosphatase PAP2 family protein: MNRTGLIIALGLSLVIGLLFGIYPELDLKLAALFYDAASASFPSKQNRLYAFARDAAMWIAWALALPALIAIVAKLLRPDRPMLVPGRAAVFLLVTILLSAVVLTNLTFKSHWGRPRPVVVTEFNGPWQFVPWWDPRGACGRNCSFFSGEGATAFWTYAPAALTPPAWRPLAYAAATLFGVATSVLRMAFGGHFFTDVAAAGLVSFFVIWLAYAWIYRWPSTRRTDAQIEAALARWGRPGYRLWQRWRGREAG; this comes from the coding sequence ATGAACCGTACCGGACTTATTATCGCGCTGGGCTTGTCGCTCGTCATCGGACTGCTGTTCGGGATCTACCCCGAACTCGACCTGAAGCTGGCGGCGTTGTTTTACGATGCGGCAAGCGCGTCGTTTCCGTCGAAACAGAACCGACTTTATGCTTTTGCGCGCGATGCCGCGATGTGGATCGCGTGGGCGCTGGCGCTGCCGGCGCTGATCGCGATTGTCGCGAAGCTGCTGCGGCCGGACCGGCCGATGCTGGTTCCGGGACGCGCGGCGGTGTTCCTGCTGGTCACGATCCTGCTCTCCGCGGTCGTGCTGACCAATCTTACCTTCAAGAGCCATTGGGGCCGGCCGCGGCCGGTGGTGGTGACGGAGTTCAACGGACCTTGGCAGTTTGTGCCGTGGTGGGATCCGCGCGGCGCCTGCGGGCGCAACTGCTCGTTCTTCTCGGGCGAGGGCGCCACCGCGTTCTGGACTTACGCCCCCGCAGCCCTGACGCCGCCGGCATGGCGGCCGTTGGCCTACGCGGCAGCGACCTTGTTCGGTGTTGCGACCAGCGTGCTGCGAATGGCATTCGGCGGGCACTTCTTTACAGACGTAGCCGCCGCGGGTCTCGTCAGCTTTTTCGTGATCTGGCTGGCCTATGCCTGGATTTACCGCTGGCCGTCGACGAGGCGGACGGATGCGCAGATTGAGGCCGCTTTGGCGCGCTGGGGCCGGCCCGGCTACCGCCTGTGGCAGCGCTGGCGCGGGCGCGAGGCGGGGTAG
- the argG gene encoding argininosuccinate synthase, which translates to MSTILKSLPKGEKVGIAFSGGLDTSAALLWMKQKGARVFAYTANLGQPDEADYDEIPRKALEFGGEKARLVDCRTQLVHEGIAAIQSGAFHVSTGGIAYFNTTPLGRAVTGTMLVSAMKEDGVNIWGDGSTFKGNDIERFYRYGLLTNPSLRIYKPWLDQQFIDELGGRAEMSDFMAANGFAYKMSAEKAYSTDSNILGATHEAKDLERLDSGIKIVNPIMGVPFWRDDCAVKAEQVVVRFEEGQPVALNGRTFTDPVALFLDANAIGGRHGLGMSDQIENRIIEAKSRGIYEAPGMALLHIAYERLVTGIHNEDTIEQYRISGMRLGRLLYQGRWFDSQALMLRETAQRWVARAVTGEVTLELRRGNDYSIVNTESPNLTYHPERLSMEKVEDAAFSPADRIGQLTMRNLDIADTRAKLKLYSDTGLLSGSEGSDIFKLESDKG; encoded by the coding sequence ATGAGTACGATCCTGAAAAGCCTGCCCAAGGGGGAAAAAGTCGGCATCGCCTTCTCCGGCGGTCTCGACACCAGCGCGGCGCTGCTCTGGATGAAGCAAAAAGGCGCGCGCGTCTTTGCCTATACCGCGAACCTTGGCCAGCCTGACGAAGCGGACTACGACGAGATTCCGCGTAAAGCGCTGGAGTTCGGCGGAGAGAAAGCCCGGCTCGTGGATTGCCGTACCCAATTGGTCCACGAAGGGATTGCCGCCATCCAGTCCGGCGCCTTCCACGTCTCTACCGGCGGCATCGCCTATTTCAACACCACGCCGCTCGGGCGCGCGGTGACCGGCACGATGCTGGTCTCGGCCATGAAGGAGGACGGCGTCAACATCTGGGGTGACGGCTCTACCTTCAAGGGTAACGATATCGAACGGTTCTATCGCTACGGGCTTTTGACCAATCCGAGCTTGCGGATCTACAAGCCCTGGCTCGACCAGCAGTTCATCGACGAGCTGGGTGGGCGCGCGGAAATGTCTGATTTCATGGCCGCCAACGGATTCGCCTACAAGATGAGCGCCGAAAAGGCCTATTCGACCGACAGCAACATCCTCGGCGCAACCCACGAGGCCAAGGATCTCGAGCGTCTGGACAGCGGCATCAAGATCGTCAACCCGATCATGGGCGTGCCGTTCTGGCGCGACGACTGCGCCGTCAAGGCCGAACAGGTCGTGGTGCGTTTTGAGGAGGGTCAGCCTGTCGCGCTAAATGGCCGGACGTTCACCGATCCGGTCGCGCTGTTCCTCGATGCCAACGCCATCGGCGGCCGGCATGGCCTCGGCATGAGCGACCAGATCGAGAACCGGATCATCGAGGCCAAGAGCCGCGGCATTTACGAAGCGCCCGGTATGGCGCTGCTGCACATCGCCTATGAACGCCTGGTCACGGGCATCCACAACGAGGACACCATCGAGCAATACCGGATCAGCGGCATGCGCCTCGGCCGATTGCTCTATCAGGGGCGGTGGTTCGATTCCCAGGCCCTCATGCTGCGCGAAACCGCGCAGCGCTGGGTGGCACGCGCCGTCACCGGCGAGGTGACGCTCGAGCTGCGCCGCGGCAACGACTACTCGATCGTGAACACCGAGAGTCCCAATCTGACCTATCATCCGGAGCGGCTGAGCATGGAGAAGGTCGAAGATGCCGCGTTCTCGCCGGCCGACCGTATCGGCCAGCTCACCATGCGCAACCTCGACATCGCCGATACCAGGGCCAAGCTGAAGCTTTATTCGGATACGGGGTTGCTGTCCGGCAGCGAAGGCTCCGACATCTTCAAGCTCGAGAGCGACAAGGGCTGA
- a CDS encoding alkaline phosphatase: MVKPFAAALIVLLTGSSTVAQTIYPIDRASILAGARFDFKVEFPDRVDPSKLKVTVNGEDHAAVFGQDGTFVEREDGKDQSALMLRGVTLTRPGNVTVEVSDGTRSRTVTWTVYDTGPRKAKNVILFIGDGLSPAHRVAARLLSKGIAEGKSLGKLAIDDMPHMALVATAGSDSIITDSANAASAFATGHKTAVNAMGVYADRTASPFDDPKVETIASLAKRRHGMGIGIVTNTEVEDATPAAMVAHTRRRAAYDQIVEQLFAARPDVLMGGGAANFLPQGAPGSRRKDAVDYLARFRDAGYSIAATAGELNALAAKPDTRQLLGLFAERNMDGALDRKFLKGGGVAKFPEQPDLTEQMQAALNILSRNDAGFFLMVESGMIDKYAHALDMERAVYDTIMLDNAVALARKWARARRDDTLILVLADHNHPNSLVGTINDDMSTTPNLPLRERVGTYDKAGFPNYPAPDADGYPSRVDVSRRLALFSASLPDHYETFRPKLDNPNEPSVKGDAPGAFKINEKYKDVPGAVLRLGNLPAMMGASVHSGEDVILTGTGPGSERIAGSMDNTDVFRIMADALGLAAAGQ; this comes from the coding sequence ATGGTCAAACCCTTCGCTGCCGCCCTCATTGTGCTGCTTACGGGATCCTCGACGGTTGCCCAAACCATCTACCCGATCGACCGCGCGTCGATTCTTGCCGGCGCTCGCTTCGATTTCAAAGTCGAGTTTCCGGATCGCGTCGATCCCTCAAAGCTGAAAGTGACCGTGAACGGCGAAGATCATGCCGCTGTGTTCGGTCAGGATGGAACATTCGTCGAGCGCGAGGACGGCAAGGACCAGTCGGCATTGATGCTGCGCGGCGTCACCCTGACCAGGCCGGGCAATGTCACGGTCGAAGTCAGCGATGGCACGCGAAGCCGAACTGTGACGTGGACAGTCTACGATACCGGCCCGCGCAAGGCGAAGAATGTCATCCTGTTCATTGGTGACGGGCTGTCACCTGCGCATCGCGTCGCCGCCCGTCTGCTCTCCAAGGGCATCGCGGAAGGCAAGAGCCTCGGCAAGCTTGCGATCGACGACATGCCGCATATGGCGCTGGTGGCGACTGCAGGCTCGGATTCCATCATCACCGATTCCGCGAATGCTGCGAGCGCCTTTGCCACCGGTCACAAGACCGCGGTCAACGCCATGGGCGTCTATGCGGACCGTACGGCAAGCCCGTTCGATGATCCAAAGGTCGAGACCATTGCGAGCCTGGCGAAGCGGCGGCACGGCATGGGTATCGGCATTGTCACCAATACCGAAGTCGAGGATGCGACGCCGGCGGCAATGGTGGCGCACACCCGCCGTCGCGCCGCTTATGACCAGATCGTCGAGCAATTGTTCGCCGCCAGACCCGATGTGCTGATGGGCGGCGGAGCTGCGAATTTCCTGCCGCAGGGCGCGCCCGGCTCCAGGCGGAAGGACGCCGTCGATTACCTCGCCCGATTCCGCGATGCCGGCTATTCGATTGCGGCGACGGCAGGCGAACTCAATGCGCTTGCGGCCAAGCCCGACACGCGCCAGTTGCTCGGCCTGTTCGCCGAGCGAAATATGGACGGCGCGCTGGACCGCAAGTTTCTCAAAGGCGGCGGCGTGGCGAAATTCCCGGAACAGCCGGATCTGACCGAACAGATGCAGGCCGCGCTGAACATCCTGTCCAGGAACGATGCGGGCTTCTTCCTGATGGTCGAATCCGGCATGATCGACAAATACGCGCATGCGCTGGATATGGAGCGCGCGGTCTACGACACCATCATGCTCGACAACGCGGTCGCCCTGGCGCGCAAATGGGCGCGGGCGCGCCGCGACGACACCCTGATCCTTGTGCTCGCCGACCACAACCATCCCAACAGTCTTGTCGGCACCATCAATGACGACATGAGCACGACGCCCAACTTGCCACTGCGCGAGCGCGTCGGCACCTACGACAAAGCCGGATTTCCTAACTATCCGGCTCCCGATGCCGATGGCTATCCGTCGCGCGTGGACGTCAGCCGGCGGCTAGCGCTCTTCTCTGCGAGCCTTCCGGACCATTACGAAACCTTCCGCCCCAAGCTCGACAATCCCAACGAGCCGAGCGTCAAGGGAGATGCGCCGGGCGCGTTCAAGATCAACGAGAAATACAAGGACGTCCCGGGGGCGGTGCTGCGCTTGGGCAACCTGCCGGCGATGATGGGCGCCAGCGTGCATTCGGGAGAGGATGTCATCCTGACGGGGACTGGACCGGGCAGCGAACGGATTGCCGGCTCGATGGACAACACCGACGTATTCCGCATCATGGCGGACGCGCTCGGCCTCGCGGCCGCGGGACAATAG